The Rhodamnia argentea isolate NSW1041297 chromosome 7, ASM2092103v1, whole genome shotgun sequence genome contains the following window.
TGgatagattcaattgacaaaatgagaaaatgtttAACTCTATTGAtacaatcaaaaggtttaaaacttaatttacactaatataataaatttaagactttttggaaagtttttttttcccctttttggaTGGTTTCTCTCGATTTTTTCCTCACTCGGCCACGACATTGTTGTCGAGACCGGTAATAAAAAGAATGAAACTATCCTCTCCAATGCGTTGAAAGAACGGTTCTGTCTATAAATCTTTTTACATTGATTCAAGTGTTGTTTTTCACCCTCGAATTGGAATCTGCCTGGAGAAACTCTAGCAGCGTTCAAACACCTTTTAAGAGGGTTCAAAAGAAGTCATTAATTTCCTATTACATTGTACGAAGCAGGAGGCACATAATGATTTGACTTTTCCTTGAGGTCATTCTCCAATTTTGACTTGGGATAATCCAATCCCTCTTTTTATTACATCAAGTACTTAAGACCATGGTCAAGAGTGAGTTGCGCGACAGAAAGTGGGTAGTCTCTTTTTCTGTCCTTAATCATAAATTATCTTTTCCTAATTGGGGTACTAATCCCATGATAACCATCTTCAACCCCCCCACACCATGAGCTACTGATGACACATTCTCAAATCTCATGTGGACCATCTGGCAACAGACAGGTCATGTGGCTAAATCAAGTTTTATATTCGCTTTATCCCCTTTTCCTGTATCTCAAAATTCAAGTACTCTCCTCCATTGATTCCTTCTTATAGCGACCCATCATACCAAAGTGTGGGGGCGGTAGTGCCAAATCCCACTACTTGGGAGTTTAGTCCACAAACTAATATCATTACCCCTcaataattgaaaagaaaaataatcgaaaggaaaaaagggataGTGACATACAGTTCATGAATTTTggctaatatgcaatgtgatctgtgaattttaaatttgttcgatgtgattATTGATTTTAATCCAATGTGTAATGTTgaatccccgaacttttggtacatgctcAATTTAGTCTGCGAACcgtataaaaatattcaatattgccattccattaattcaagtttagggataacattaaacattttcatacaacCCGGgtactaaattgaatatgtaccaaaagttctggaaccaaattgaatatgtattaaaagttcgggatgatattgcacatcgagctaaagttcggggatcacattgaacaaattgaaagttcacgAACCATATTGTATATTATGCTGTTTACCCAATTAAAAACGTATAAAAGAAATAGACAGGAAAGAAATCATTGAGGAAATATGGAAGCAAGCAATCCTTGCTGTGTTTGCTTCTGCTACTTCCAACGTTTGGAATCATGGAAGGATGGCCAAACAAAAGTGTTACACACCTTGCTACTGAAATTGGGCCCTCCCCACACATGGCCTTCTACATATGCCAATCTGATTTGGgagatcttcttcatcatggtTTTGCTGATTCCGGGTGTGCCGTAAAAGCTATGCCTTTCGAGGTGTATTACCATCTGGCACTACCTTTGTTTTACCAGTTTAAGTTTAGCACGAGGATCACGCAATACTTGAGGCCATTTGCGTTTTTCTCCTCTCGCCCATGCACGCCCATCATTAGTCAAACGAGCTGAAGAAAAATATGCGAGGAGAGAAAAGGGAAACGCCGTCTGTGGGAATCGAACCCACGACCACATGGTTAAAAGCCATGCGCTCTACCGGCTGAGCTAAGACGGCTTTGACGTTAAAGTTCTTATTCACAAATATACTTTTCAGTGCTCTAGCCCCACCTGTTTCAATGGTAATCACGCTTAGGAAGTTGCATCTGAAACTATACCGGCATGGCTTTCCTTTCGATTTGTCTTGAACAAGTTCTGTGCTTGTTCTAACTGCAAAGGGCACTCCGTTTTATGCCCGCTGTCgcgtgaaaaagaaaagtgttgAATGAATGTAGTCCAATCTTTGAAAGTTGTCTTACGAGGGAAAATAGTCTTTTTAGATGATTTTGCATGAATTTCTACGGTTTCGCTGACTATCGGGCCCTTAGAAGCCTGCGCCGATCTAAACGGGTAGAATCGAAGACGTTTGGCGATTGTTGTGTCAAGATCCAAGTGAACTCTCATGAGTTAGCTCCTAAATCCCAATACATCTCGACCATGGAAATCGAACTCGAAGTCTCCGCTTCTTAAGCGAGGCCAGGCCAGGGAAATGGCCCATGATCTGTCTGGTTGGATTTCTTGTGGCATGAAACAGAGCTGCATTCATGGGCATAAAAAGGCCACGTTTGGGGCCGTGGAACTTATCAATGGAGATGGTTTCAGAGGGCCTATATCAATGCTTGATCCACTTCTTGGGCTGCAAAATGATACTTTCAAGAAGAATACGAGAAGGTCGCAATCCGAGTACTCGTCGTTAAAGTGAGAAGAACTACGCGCAGCTTAGGGATTTACGATTAAGGTCGGGGAAACACGATTTCCATCTAAGAGCTTCATTTATTCCACGAAAAAGTTGACATTCTTGACAAATGTTGTCCAGGAAGTCATTTATTTCCAAGaactaaaaatcatttttttctgttgtttgaaaagaaaaatctgatttgattttgctAAGTAAACATATATTACTCGAGTGCTAGTGAATTGCGCAAGGCCATTCGGGGAATTGGACAAGATCACCGGGCTGTGCTTGGGTCCATCGAGATTGGGCCCGCGAACAGGTCCTCGGCGCCCTAACCTGGGCCCATCGAGGCCAAAACTAGGATATCAACGCTCGTTAACCCCATGGCTGTGCTCGAGAACCCGGCTCCCAAGCTCGATACGCCCACGCTTGCGCCTGGGTAAATCGAGGCCCGCCCTCGAACCCTAGCACCCACACCGGGGCCGAGGTGGGGCCCGCGTCCATCGAGGCCAAGCCCTATACCCCAATAGTCGATCCATCGAGGCCCAAGACATGGTCCGAAGCTCGACCTCCATGGACTTAGGCCTGAGTGCCAAGGGCCTGGGCACGAGCACCAAGGTTCCGAGCCCGTTCTTAATGGACCCAAGCACGGGTGATGTGGGCTTGGGCCCAGCTTCAATGGACTTGGGCTTGCCCTCAATGACCCCCAGTAGACTTGGACTCGGTCTCTAGACTCGGGTGAGTTGCCAAGGGCCCGAGTTCAGAGTTTATGGTCAAGCGTATAATCTAGtcataattttggaaaatgattttccattttttaaagaGGAAACAATTTTCCTGAATTTAAGCATATGTTTTCCATCgactaggaaaacattttcagttgactcatttttctaagtgatCCGAATGCTAGAAAACGAGGAAACTGCAAAACAAACTCGAGGTCTCAAGTCACGGACTCGAGCCCGGGCACTGCGGACCCAGCGCTGTTGCCAAGGGCCCGAGAGCAAGTGTTGGAGTTTCCGTGCTCAAACGCAAAATTTCTGGTCAAAATGCCGGATCACAATACGTGCTAACATGCACCAACCAACAATCAACATTCAAGTTCATGCAAAATATCGCCACAGCAGCTCTAATCAACATCTGATCAGCATATTCATCGCAGCAAGGCCTCCGGAGTCTAAGCAGATGCTAACTCAACCAGAGTACTAAGCAGTGAGCTCTCGCTAATAATCTAGATTAGAGCGCCTAACCTCTTTTATCATCAGGCATCGGACACGTGATTGGTGGAGTGAAGTGGACAAAGTTGAAGATGAATGcgccaaaaagaaaagcaatttgCCCCTTCTTTCCCGCACACACGGCTTACCTCTCTGTCTCTTTACTGTTTGTTGTGGAAAAGTCGGGAGTGCCACGGGCTTTGTTACCTTATCgttctccttttctcttcttttcaaatCATAAAGAAAATCACACATTCGCTTTAGcctgaaaagaaaatttttgaaaaattttcaaatagacttTGTTCCATTTTCTACTGCATTGCATCCAAAggaacattcaaaagcaatctgAAAAAGAGATCTAAAccacatgtatatataaacCCGGTTGAAATGAGGCTGAGTATCTAGTGACTAGTGAGTGATCAATTTCCCCTATCATACACACTTCTCTTTGCTTTTATCTCCGATGATGCATGTAAGGCACAATGACTACTGTTTTTGCCTCTGcttactcttttcttttgttatttccTTCAATGATCCATGCACGTTCTTACGAAATGCATGAAATGGTATTGTAGGGTGATTCCAAGAGGCAAGGGTGGCAAGTCCCGGCTTTCGGGAGCTGGGATAGCTACGAAGGCCTTCCTTTTACCCAGTGCTTCGACTTGGCGAGACGGGTCGAGTCGCTCCGTCATGAGTACTGCAATGAGGATCGTGATTTATACGTGGATGGTGGTCTTTACGGGAATGATGACGTAACACCTGAAGTGATTGTTGTTCCTCGCCGGAGGGTAAGTTGAAAGAAAAGCTAACTTGAAAAAGTTATGCTTCTCTCTTGCAGATATGTACATTTGTTGAGGTGACCTTTTGTTGGATTTGTCGCCGCATAATGCGAATGATTCCTGTTCGCTCCGCTTTCCTCTTGATCCTTTGGATTTCCACCCTCGTCCTCTCTTCGATTATCTTCATCTTGATTCAAGAAATTATGCTTAATCACTTTATTGTCCATGTAACTGAGTTAGAAATTTGAAATCTCCAATCACACAAATCACGTCTCTATCTTTTTTGTGCCTTCATATGTTTTGCGAATTGTGATGTATTCAATCTAGCAGGCAAAATCTAGACAAGACTTCTCTAACGTGAAGAACACATGCCTTAATTACTAATGTCATACCTCCTTAAGGATTAAGCTATGGTGATCCAGATTTACATCCTCTTATGCGATTTCCACATTTGTAGAGTCTAGAATGCATATGTCAtgagtaaataataattttgcgGAGCTTGAGATGCTCTTATGAGGATCGTGATCATAATCGAAAATAATGAAGTGGCTGGCGGAATGTACTTACAAGTTTGATGTTATTTGTTGTAGACAAAAGTTCGCGACCCTCATgccgaaatagaaaaaggaaagcgATGGCTGAATGACCTCGAAGGGTCTCCGATCCCAGGATTTCACTTCAGGGCAAGGCCAAAACCCGTCGACGAAGACCTGTACAAAATCCCAGATGAACTCCTTCACGCCAAACCTAGGAAGGTAGGGCTTGCAGACGCTTTTGAATTAAAATCACGATCATTCAAGAATGATAATCTGATTACAATTAAGGCACGATTTACTTGCTCCATtaccatttttgaattttatggcTAACTAAACTCGTTTGCATTTTCCTGCAGAAGAGAGGGTCGGGCTTCTTTTCCAGCTGCTTGATTCCAGCCTGTGCCTTGTGTTAGAGAAGCTTGCAGAGATGAATTCTATAGAATGCTTGTGCTATGTATATCTTTTTCTGCACTTCTATAGGAAATTAAAACGTGTACTTTCTTTGGGTGCAAGAAGTCAAGCTCTTTTGTGTTGGAATGGTAATTGAGCTTAATCCTTTTtcgttctctttctctccttccGCAAATCACAAGATCAAACTTTCGACCCCGAACTGTAAATTGAATGAGGGGAATCAAACTTTCGACCCGAATTACAAATTGAACGAGGGGAAGAGCCTGAACGGACAATGGCACTTAGTTTCTCCATGAAGAGATAATCATCAACTCGTGTCGACATACAAGTTGAGAAAATTGGAAGGGGCTGATATGAAAGAGCACAAAAGAACACTATGAAGGGACGTTTTAATTTCCCTTTTACAAAACAGGAGAAAGTCGAAAAGAGCGGAGAAAAAAATGCAGGAAAGAACGTTTAATTTCTAGTTCTTAATTGTAATTTGTTGGCATCAAGATTCACAGGAGAAAAAAGGTGTGAACTTTGCAATCGTCCCGTGGCACAATCGAGACAGGCATGAACACAAAATTGACATAAAGTTCAGTATACGCGAGTGACCTTTTCCTTTTGTCGTAGACTTTTGATAGCATTTCACGTTGAAACTAATCAAAAGCAATGCATTGAACTCGTAAAACCCAAAAGCAAAAGCTGACAAGGAATAATCGGGAACCAAGAGGAGGCAAACCTAACGATTTGAGTCAATCATCCCATTGGACTTGCAGTTCAGAACAGTTAGGTCCCGAGACCACGGTCCCTTTCCTGATTGGcgagcggagagagagagagagtgagcgagagagagagagagagactttttcACTTTACTTTTTCACAGCAAACGGCctgctttctcttcttttgtatGCACAATGGGAAAGCAATAGGATGATAAAGAGATTAAAGTTCTCAGGTTCTGATACAAAATTACACTGAACCATGTAGAGTTATATTCCTATCTCATACATAGGTATAAGTGAAAAAAGAGGGTTACAGTCCAGATCCTCTGAGCACTCCCCCAGAGCATGCCGTGCAAAATGCTCTGCTGAATCTGCATCGAGGTTGGCTTCATCAACCACCACAAGTGATAGTACCGCACAAATCACTGCTTTTACTGGCTCTGGCATGGGAACGGAGTGACTTGTCAAGGACAAATTTGCCTGATATGCCACTTTTAGCCGGTGAGATACAGAACTCTAATGGGAACCATCAGTCACTTTCACTTTCTGAAAAGTATCTCTGAGCATCGAATGGCTGATACCGGGAGCTTGCACCTTGATCATCTGAAGGGGGTGTTGCGTTCATTGGTGCAAATGCTGCAATTGGCATGCATAATAAATACATGAGAAATGGTGTACACTATTGCAACCTGAATTATAAGAACCCAAGGGAAATTTCCAATGACAAGAAAGAGCCATCAATCCAAGTGCTGCCTTCAGAATGCACTAAGGAAATCAGATTGCATCCACTCACAGTCCTTGTGACTTGTGAGCTTTCAGAATTTGCAATGACATAGTTTGCATAATTTACTCTACAAACAGAAAACCATCCCCGGACACGAGATattgttaattcaatttttgttttctcaatCCTCTTATGGCTTTTTCGAATATTACACACGAATGCTTCAAGTTCACCCACACTTGCATGGCtaaaattaaggatggaacctAAGCTATATTCTGCAAAGAGAACATTTTCTTTCCCTTGATAAAgtacattcattttcttgacaAACATAATTCATTTTCCTGCAAATCGACAAAGAACACAGCTATGCAATCACATTTGCAATGTCATAGCCATCTGACATATAGGGAAATGCTTGAAcaagaaaattaggaaaaaagtaTATGGAGAAGATTTTCATCTTCTAGCTTAAGAAGTTAAAGGAGGTATTGATCAGCAAAAAGAGTGAACCAACAGACATGATCAATAGCATCCATATCATGCAGGTAAAGGTAAATTTTTTAGTGCACTTCTCATAAAAGCATGCTGCTGCTGAAGCTTGAGTGTGTCAGAACAAGTAATAACCATAAGTGAAAATACAGCTCATACATTTCTCATGGGTACTTTATGCTTATATATCACTAGATAATTCTTTTCAGTGGTAATGAGATTCCATTAAGAAGGTACCAAGGGGGTTCTGTCCCCATACAAAACGGCAATAGGCAAAAGCTACGTATATGCAAAATTATGCACAAAAGATTGTTTCTAACATTTCCAAAAAACTGGAAGCATGAATTTGAACTTGAACATACATAGATTTAGTGATaggaaataaaaagactcaTAAACAAGTCTGCAGACAAATCACAGATTGATGACATCACAACCAAGGGAGCACGTCAATAAAATTGGACTAAGAAACGTGACTCCGACAAATAGGGACAGATCTACACTTAGAATCTTGAGGGGGCCAAAATGGCCCAACTATGGTCCCTCAGGAGACCAATCTCCCATTGTTCCTTATCAAaatcaaagttcatttttctggTATTTCCATATAAAGTGTCCTAATgggcaaattttttatttttgttttatgacACTTGTGTGGGAGTTGCGAATTCGAACCGCAGATACAACTAGGTAATTGAGGGGATTGATCCCCAGAACATAGAAACCCTGAACACAAATATTCTCGACCCACGaaatattattctaaaaaaCCATTGATTTAGCTAATCAATGTTGGCAGAATATATATTCTGCCACTTAATAACAAACTTTCTATCAACCCATCAATCTGACTTATACCGACATGGAACAATAGAGAGTTGCTAATTTGACAAAAAGATCTTAAGCAGAATTGGTCCATAATCTTAAGAGACAGGTTAATTTAAGGGTTCTCTCTATCGTTTtagaatgagaaaaataagaagaattCCTACTATTGCAACCATgaataatatgaaaattttaCTTTGGAATTCAAGTAGACTTGGTATCCGACCTATTCATTGGGTCCCCTGACTTCTGTTAATTTGGAAGCTATTCATTTTTGTTGGCAAAATCTAATTGGACTGGCTTTTTCAGGAGCGAGAGAGCAATTGAGATCGACATGAGTGTAAGAAACATAAATTATGCGTAATGGCAGCTCAGAATACTTGgcaaatatatgttgattaGATTGTAAGGATGAAATAACAGGTAGATACCCAGAATATTTTCCATAAACCCACTCGTTACTTGATTCAAGGAACAGCTGCCTTGGGTGACATGGTGTAATTTAGGTCCAATGCAACCAGCTCATTTCTCAGAACAAGAAATTCTGTTCTGCCTTATCCTTTGTCTAGCTAAATCATGATCTTCATTTTATATTGAATGGAACAACAGGTGATGCCCAGATTAGTTTCCATAAACCCACTAGTCTTTAATTCCCGAAGTAGCTGCCCTGGGCAACATAATAAGAATATGGGTGCCAAAACAAGAAATTACATCCGCCCTCTCCTTTTGTATGAATAGCTAATCCATCAACTATCGAAAACGAACAACAAGACTCACAAAAGTTCAATAGCCTACAGACCCATCGCTGTCAAGAAAAGATGACAAATCATGTAGCTTGTCTTCTTAAATGGGAAGTTAAAAAATTCATGCTGTTACCACATAGGTCACAAACAATAGAAGTTGGTGGAAGACATGTATGTACCTTGGGAGTAAAAAATCACTGGCAAGCAGCTCATAGATTGGTGAAACCAATGGACAAAGATGAATCATTCAAGAAGTCAAACATGAACTTACCTTTCTCCCTcgttcttctctctctatcataTTCGAACTTATCTCGAATTTGGTTAACCTTTTCCCACGTATCACCTTGTCCATTCCTTACAAATCCTTGCTCCTGCATTCAGAAAAATCTACCATCTTTAACATACCTCATCATCTAATGGACGTGCAGAGATTATTATTATCATTCAAAGACACAGCACCGTAAGTTGCGAGAAATTAACCACATTTGCCTTCATAATTATTACAGTCTCCTGGGGATCTCATCGGATAAGAAAGTAATACTTAAATAAGACAGGAATTCTGATTCCACACCAGTACCTTGACTTGGCCTGCATAAGACCTCCTGCTCCTGAAACATAAAGCAGATATACAACACAGTTATAGTTGGTTCATACTATCTCTTGAAAGCTGAAATAAAACCTATGCTTTACTTTTATGACTTAGCTAGTGAGAAACTTCCCAATAGATTAGTCGTGTCTCAAATTTCAAGGGCTAAAAGTTCTTTAAACCGCATCAATTAAAGAGGACAAAATTTCATGCATGTCATTGCCCAACCTGTATGGGGAAAAATCTTGATCATCATCCTCAGCAGATTCATAATTTGCATGATCTTGGGCAATTTTCTTTGAATACCCTTCATCCCAATACAACCTCTCCCAATTCTCCCTAAGCTCATTATACAGTTCCGTATACCTTTTGCACCAAGGCTCATGCTCCTGAATCATAACCGCAAGTCAAAAATGAGAATGCAACGGTAAACAACAAATCTTCAACACTTCAATTGACTCAGAGCACGTAGTTGAGATTCAAACAAAATTAATGTGGGTTCTTTCAATTCTCCATCACACACTGTTCACACAGTCCCAACATATACATCAATACTCATCCCCCTGAAAGCTCACCTCCAGTCTCAGTCGAATGCTGTAACACAATACCCAATACAGGCGAACAGTTCCGTGCATCATTACCACGAATAGAACAAATGAATGAACACTCAACAAAACACCCATAATAAatggtaaaaagaaagaaattatttgaagaGCTACAGACCACGTAACCCACAAGGCCAAACATCATTTGCATAAAATACAACAACGCAATCAACACACAACCGACATTCAAGCTGAAGACTAAATCCAAATCCTCACTCCCATCAACATTTCACACAGCGCAACGACAAGGAGCTACAGACACATTTCCCACAACGCAAACACTAAATATTCGGACAGCAAATTGAGTTTCAGTACGGACCGCCTCCTTGAGCACGAGGCGGGTGCGGCGCATGAACTGCTCCCTGAGCTGCTTCCGCCGCCTGTTGGGGATGTTGTCCCTCGGGATCACGAAACGCTCGCGCGGAGGCACGTTGTCGCCGATCTCGTGCATCTCGCCGTCCACGACCCACCACTCCGATTTCTCATCCGACTTCTTGAGCGCGAGAGGCGGCGACTTCGGCCGCCGCCGCGACGGGACGGCGTAGTGCCGAGGCGAGCAGAGGGAGCCGGCGGCGGCGAGAGGGAGGCATCGGTGGAAGGTGCGGATTCGTTTAGCGAGGGATTGCATGGAAGAGTTTGGAGCAAGCTCTCCAGGGGGCGGGAGCTACTGTTTCTTCGGAGGGTTTTGTCCaggttttttcattttggagagTTACTCGTATTTTTCGGATTCTGGTAACTGAAGTCttaattattttccaatttggcccctcattttatgaaatttgtggCATTACGCCCCCCcaaccaaattttttattacacCTGTGATCGCGTGACTGGACATGTTTCGATTTGAAAGGTAAATTGATCATATATCTCTTATTTATATgagaagaaataaagaaattactaaACAAATATAATAATTCACAATCACCAATAGCCATGCATTTCGACATTGACTCCAATCGCATCCTTGTCGAAATTTTACTCACATGCTAATATATGCTATTGtaggctatatatatattttccacTTATGTATGTTTATGTGCGTTCAcatgatgaaattattttcataagTCACGTGTTGTCATGTGCTTAAAGCTCCAAATATAATCTAGTCGGAGTCGCTGTCTAGGGATACATTGCAACCCGATTTCTACAATTCAGAGGGGGCGAATTGCCTAAATTAAAACATTGAGTGGGCAATTTGCGACAACCCTGAAAGCATGGGGATATTTATAATTCATTTCTATCTACTTGGGAAAAAAGGTTGGgggaacaaaaatgaaaaagaagaaaagcagagAGGCAGGACGACGCCCATCTCCGAGAACTGGGTCGAATCCAACGGCTCTCGTCGAGTTTCCACGTTACTCAAGAGAAGGGAAATGAAACCGCCATTGGTTCTTCTTCCCGCCCGCTCTTTCCACTTCGCCTCGGGACTGCACGCGCTCGTCCTCGGagcagagagggagggagggagggagggagagagatgtgTGGAAGAGCTCGTTGCACCCTCAGGGCCGACGACATCCCTCGCGCCACTCATCGCGGCGGTCAACCCTCCCGTACCATCGACTTGGATCGGtatcgcctctctctctctctctctctctctctctaggtttTCCGATGTATGTGCGAACGTGTGCACGGTATTCGTGTGGGTTTGAGAGCGCCGGAGGTGCATCCGATATTCGATTACAGAGAGATTACTTCTGTCGATTGAGCAGTGCGATTGAGCTATTCCCTGgttttctgcttttctttttaacgTGATAACGGGGAACCGATGGTCTGATTAACAAAGCGAtgctgctctttttttttttttggaaaaatttccggCTGGAAAGCAAGTCTCTGAAAACTTCTTTGGCATATTGGGCTTCGTTTTTGCTCTCCAAAGTGTCATGAAAGTGTCTCTTGCTGGTGAGTAAGTGTTAGGACCTGTGCTTCATCACTCAGGTACCGCCCTTGTTATAACTGTGCGCCGGGACGGAATTTGCCGGTGGTGCGGAGAGAAGAGAATTCAGACGGAGATGATTACGTGCTTCACTGCATGAAATGGGGGTTGATTCCCAGTTTCACCAAGAAAAA
Protein-coding sequences here:
- the LOC115732178 gene encoding uncharacterized protein LOC115732178, which produces MMHGDSKRQGWQVPAFGSWDSYEGLPFTQCFDLARRVESLRHEYCNEDRDLYVDGGLYGNDDVTPEVIVVPRRRTKVRDPHAEIEKGKRWLNDLEGSPIPGFHFRARPKPVDEDLYKIPDELLHAKPRKKRGSGFFSSCLIPACALC
- the LOC115732179 gene encoding uncharacterized protein LOC115732179, producing the protein MQSLAKRIRTFHRCLPLAAAGSLCSPRHYAVPSRRRPKSPPLALKKSDEKSEWWVVDGEMHEIGDNVPPRERFVIPRDNIPNRRRKQLREQFMRRTRLVLKEAEHEPWCKRYTELYNELRENWERLYWDEGYSKKIAQDHANYESAEDDDQDFSPYRSRRSYAGQVKEQGFVRNGQGDTWEKVNQIRDKFEYDRERRTREKAFAPMNATPPSDDQGASSRYQPFDAQRYFSESESD